In Microcaecilia unicolor chromosome 1, aMicUni1.1, whole genome shotgun sequence, the following are encoded in one genomic region:
- the MSC gene encoding musculin: MSTGSLSDSEELQELELRVLELQYPDSKRHQPRDSQLLLLSRYPEISEEDEEEEDEEEEEGIKRKRGSRSHAPGGKKALAKVAKECKQSQRNAANARERARMRVLSKAFSRLKTSLPWVPPDTKLSKLDTLRLASSYIAHLRQLLQEDRYENGYVHPVNLTWPFVVSGRPELEPKEVSAGSRLCGTTA, translated from the exons ATGTCTACAGGCTCCTTGAGTGATTCGGAGGAGCTGCAGGAGCTGGAGTTGCGGGTGCTAGAACTGCAGTACCCGGACTCCAAACGACATCAGCCCAGGGACAGCCAGCTGCTGCTGCTCAGCCGATACCCTGAAATCtccgaggaggatgaggaggaagaagacgaagaggaggaggagggcatcAAACGGAAAAGGGGCAGCAGGAGCCATGCGCCCGGGGGCAAGAAGGCGCTGGCCAAGGTAGCCAAAGAGTGCAAGCAGTCTCAGAGAAATGCAGCCAATGCCAGGGAGAGAGCACGTATGAGGGTGCTGAGCAAAGCATTCTCCAGGCTCAAAACCAGCCTGCCCTGGGTGCCACCAGACACCAAACTCTCCAAGCTGGACACTCTCCGGCTGGCTTCCAGCTACATCGCCCACCTCAGACAACTGTTGCAGGAGGATCGATATGAGAACGGCTATGTGCATCCTGTCAACCTG ACGTGGCCATTTGTGGTATCAGGAAGacctgaactggaacccaaagaAGTTTCTGCAGGGAGCAGGTTATGTGGAACCACTGCTTAG